Proteins found in one Fulvitalea axinellae genomic segment:
- a CDS encoding alpha/beta hydrolase-fold protein yields MRKILCLAMIVASLAWSCSGQKEKGESAVKVSFSVRSVAIDSSAKMYVTGSGEELGFWSPDKVAMEYVGNNTWRTELAFGPKTPIEYKFTLGSWEREAAGANGLPLENFNLLVNADTAVSHEVHFWKDGKNRPQTGQITGTVKYFRQLEAEGILPRDVIVRLPEGYDEQPNRRYPVLYMHDGQNIFDPKTSSFGVDWQVDETVDSLVRRSLIEPVIVVGAYNTTNRTAEYTPGETGSAYMKFMAETLKPLIDKEFRTKPEREHTIVGGSSAGGIASFMLLWEYPEVYSGAICMSPAFKIQHIDYVKNVKAYKGEKRDFKIYIDNGGIGLELELQPGIDEMVEALEAQGYKQGEDLYYILDKNAKHFESAWAERMPEALVFFYK; encoded by the coding sequence AAAAAGAAAAAGGGGAGAGCGCGGTTAAAGTTAGTTTTTCGGTCCGTTCCGTGGCCATTGACAGTTCCGCCAAGATGTATGTTACCGGAAGCGGTGAGGAACTTGGCTTTTGGAGTCCCGATAAGGTGGCGATGGAATACGTGGGTAACAATACTTGGAGAACCGAATTGGCCTTTGGGCCGAAAACGCCGATCGAATACAAGTTCACGCTCGGGAGCTGGGAACGTGAAGCCGCTGGCGCAAACGGCCTTCCCTTGGAGAACTTTAACCTTTTGGTAAACGCCGATACGGCTGTAAGCCACGAGGTCCATTTTTGGAAAGACGGTAAAAACCGTCCCCAAACCGGGCAAATTACGGGTACGGTAAAATACTTTCGCCAATTAGAGGCCGAAGGAATCCTTCCCCGTGATGTAATCGTCCGTTTGCCGGAAGGTTATGACGAACAGCCTAACCGTCGCTATCCGGTGCTGTATATGCATGATGGCCAGAATATTTTCGATCCGAAAACCTCCTCGTTCGGCGTGGATTGGCAAGTGGACGAAACGGTTGACAGTTTGGTAAGGCGTAGTTTGATTGAGCCTGTAATCGTTGTGGGAGCGTATAATACCACAAACCGTACGGCTGAGTATACGCCGGGCGAAACGGGCTCTGCTTATATGAAATTTATGGCCGAAACGCTGAAGCCTTTGATCGACAAGGAATTTCGGACCAAACCCGAGAGGGAACACACGATTGTGGGCGGATCATCCGCCGGAGGCATCGCTTCGTTTATGTTGCTTTGGGAATATCCCGAAGTATACTCGGGAGCTATTTGTATGTCGCCGGCGTTCAAGATCCAGCATATCGATTACGTGAAAAACGTTAAGGCTTACAAAGGCGAAAAACGCGATTTCAAGATCTATATCGATAACGGAGGAATAGGCTTGGAACTGGAACTTCAGCCCGGAATCGACGAGATGGTGGAAGCTTTGGAAGCGCAAGGTTACAAGCAAGGAGAGGACCTGTATTATATCTTGGACAAAAACGCCAAGCACTTCGAGTCGGCA